The following proteins are encoded in a genomic region of Amycolatopsis sulphurea:
- the mftA gene encoding mycofactocin precursor MftA (Mycofactocin is a small molecule electron carrier derived from the final two amino acids, Val-Tyr, of MftA, the mycofactocin precursor. It plays a role in redox homeostasis and the metabolism of alcohols and aldehydes in Actinobacteria, including Mycobacterium tuberculosis.) has translation MSEQIAESSERTEQVAVSREDAVVAEDLLVEEVSIDGMCGVY, from the coding sequence ATGAGCGAGCAGATCGCCGAGTCGTCCGAGCGTACCGAGCAGGTCGCGGTGTCCCGCGAGGATGCCGTGGTGGCCGAGGACCTGCTGGTCGAGGAGGTCTCGATCGACGGGATGTGCGGTGTCTACTGA
- the mftR gene encoding mycofactocin system transcriptional regulator (MftR, the mycofactocin system transcriptional regulator, is an uncharacterized TetR family DNA-binding transcription factor. Its role is inferred by context. It occurs as part of the biosynthesis locus for mycofactocin, a partially characterized electron carrier derived from the terminal Val-Tyr dipeptide of the precursor peptide MftA, through a radical SAM enzyme-mediated process.) codes for MTERTPATGRRGRPPGTSARALEVIALQLFHERGFHATTVDDIASAAGVSRRTFFRYYETKSDVLWNEFDAEVAALEKLLADTSDKLPLLDAVREAVLAANHYRAEDVPELRMRMNLISTVAELGASAAVHYDAWERAVSTYVARRTGRPADSLYALAVGRSVLAVCRAAYERWSARADADLTVYLDAALRTLATGFQDTSAEPPT; via the coding sequence ATGACCGAACGCACCCCCGCCACGGGCCGCCGCGGCCGGCCGCCCGGCACGAGCGCCCGCGCGCTGGAAGTCATCGCCCTGCAGCTGTTCCACGAGCGCGGTTTCCACGCCACCACGGTGGACGACATCGCCTCCGCCGCCGGCGTCAGCCGCCGCACCTTTTTCCGTTACTACGAAACCAAATCCGACGTCCTGTGGAACGAGTTCGACGCCGAGGTCGCCGCACTGGAGAAGCTGCTCGCGGACACCTCCGACAAGCTGCCCCTGCTCGACGCCGTACGCGAGGCCGTGCTGGCGGCGAACCACTACCGCGCCGAGGACGTCCCCGAGCTGCGCATGCGGATGAACCTGATCAGCACGGTCGCCGAACTCGGCGCCAGCGCCGCCGTGCACTACGACGCGTGGGAACGGGCGGTGAGCACCTACGTCGCCCGGCGCACCGGCCGGCCCGCGGACTCCCTGTACGCGCTCGCGGTGGGCCGTTCGGTACTCGCGGTCTGCCGCGCCGCCTACGAACGCTGGTCCGCCCGCGCCGACGCCGACCTCACCGTCTACCTCGACGCCGCACTCCGCACACTGGCCACCGGCTTCCAGGACACCAGCGCCGAGCCACCGACGTGA
- the mftB gene encoding mycofactocin biosynthesis chaperone MftB (MftB, a small protein, is a peptide chaperone that assists the radical SAM enzyme MftC in performing two modifications to the C-terminal Val-Tyr dipeptide of the mycofactocin precursor peptide, MftA. MftB's role is analogous to the role of PqqD in the biosynthesis of PQQ, a cofactor that derives entirely from a Tyr and a Glu in the precursor PqqA.), with product MSTDAAAAVRPFDLDAAWCLDERVAVRPERFGALLYHFGTRRLSFLKSPGLLTVVRSLAEHPSARAACAGAGITAPELPRYRSALAALAASRMIRPRSA from the coding sequence GTGTCTACTGATGCCGCGGCGGCCGTCCGCCCGTTCGATCTGGACGCCGCCTGGTGCCTGGACGAACGGGTGGCCGTGCGGCCGGAGCGGTTCGGCGCGCTGCTGTACCACTTCGGCACCCGCCGGCTGTCCTTCCTGAAGAGCCCCGGCCTGCTGACCGTGGTGCGGTCGCTGGCCGAGCACCCGAGCGCGCGGGCAGCCTGCGCCGGCGCCGGGATCACCGCACCGGAACTGCCGCGCTACCGCAGCGCGCTGGCCGCGCTGGCCGCGTCGCGGATGATCCGGCCGAGGAGTGCCTGA